The Echeneis naucrates chromosome 8, fEcheNa1.1, whole genome shotgun sequence genome has a window encoding:
- the b9d1 gene encoding B9 domain-containing protein 1 isoform X2 codes for MATSNPSVFLLTVNGQIEGAIFPEYDNLYCKYCYVYGHDWASTSGLEEGITQITCKGSQYSHKLIWNFPLETTFKSTNPSGWPQLVVSVYGPDVFGNDVVRGYGATHIPFTPGHHTRTIPMFVPEPTWKLQKFTSWLLGRRPEYTDPKVVAQGEGREGFVTVSFDIMTKDMKKLGYDTGPSSPANTQSATSGWSTEEQPHL; via the exons ATGGCCACGAGCAATCCGTCGGTGTTTCTTCTCACGGTGAACGGTCAAATTGAAGGCGCTATT TTTCCAGAGTATGACAACCTGTACTGCAAATACTGTTATGTCTACGGACACGACTGGGCTTCCACTTCG GGGCTGGAAGAAGGCATCACTCAAATAACCTGTAAAGGAAGTCAGTATTCACATAAATTAATATGGAACTTCCCACTGGAAACAACATTTAAGAGCACAAACCCATCTGGAT gGCCTCAGCTTGTGGTAAGTGTGTATGGTCCAGACGTGTTTGGAAACGATGTCGTACGAGGCTATGGAGCAACTCACATCCCATTCACACCTGGACA TCATACGCGGACCATCCCCATGTTTGTCCCTGAGCCCACATGGAAACTTCAGAAATTCACAAG CTGGCTGCTGGGGCGGCGGCCAGAGTATACAGACCCTAAAGTAGTGGCCCAGGGTGAAGGCAGAGAAG GCTTTGTCACCGTCTCCTTTGACATCATGACTAAAGACATGAAGAAGCTGGGCTATGACACAGGACCCTCCAgccctgcaaacacacagtctgCCACATCGGGCTGGTCAACAGAAGAACAGCCACACTTATAA
- the b9d1 gene encoding B9 domain-containing protein 1 isoform X1: MATSNPSVFLLTVNGQIEGAIFPEYDNLYCKYCYVYGHDWASTSGLEEGITQITCKGSQYSHKLIWNFPLETTFKSTNPSGWPQLVVSVYGPDVFGNDVVRGYGATHIPFTPGHHTRTIPMFVPEPTWKLQKFTSWLLGRRPEYTDPKVVAQGEGREVTRVRSQGFVTVSFDIMTKDMKKLGYDTGPSSPANTQSATSGWSTEEQPHL, translated from the exons ATGGCCACGAGCAATCCGTCGGTGTTTCTTCTCACGGTGAACGGTCAAATTGAAGGCGCTATT TTTCCAGAGTATGACAACCTGTACTGCAAATACTGTTATGTCTACGGACACGACTGGGCTTCCACTTCG GGGCTGGAAGAAGGCATCACTCAAATAACCTGTAAAGGAAGTCAGTATTCACATAAATTAATATGGAACTTCCCACTGGAAACAACATTTAAGAGCACAAACCCATCTGGAT gGCCTCAGCTTGTGGTAAGTGTGTATGGTCCAGACGTGTTTGGAAACGATGTCGTACGAGGCTATGGAGCAACTCACATCCCATTCACACCTGGACA TCATACGCGGACCATCCCCATGTTTGTCCCTGAGCCCACATGGAAACTTCAGAAATTCACAAG CTGGCTGCTGGGGCGGCGGCCAGAGTATACAGACCCTAAAGTAGTGGCCCAGGGTGAAGGCAGAGAAG TGACGCGGGTGCGTTCCCAAGGCTTTGTCACCGTCTCCTTTGACATCATGACTAAAGACATGAAGAAGCTGGGCTATGACACAGGACCCTCCAgccctgcaaacacacagtctgCCACATCGGGCTGGTCAACAGAAGAACAGCCACACTTATAA